In one window of Qipengyuania profundimaris DNA:
- the serA gene encoding phosphoglycerate dehydrogenase has protein sequence MTKPKVLISDKMDPNAARIFEERGCDVDVITGETPEELKARIGEYDGLAIRSSTKVTPEILDAATNLKVIGRAGIGVDNVDIPCASGKGVVVMNTPFGNSITTAEHAVAMMFALARQIPQANARTQAGEWPKNDFMGVELTGKTLGLIGAGNIGSIVAARAQGLRMKVIAFDPFLTEERAVEIGVEKVDLDTLLGRADFITLHTPLTDETRNILSKENLAKTKQGVRIVNCARGGLIDEAGLAEALDSGQVAGAALDVFQTEPAKESPLFGKPNFICTPHLGASTTEAQVNVALQVAEQMADYLVNGGVTNALNMPSLSAEEAPKLKPYMGLAENLGSLVGQLAHGNLTKISIEREGAAAQLSGKPIEGAVLAGLMRQYSDTVNMVNAPYLAKERGLDIRSIRHEKEGAYNTLIRVTVGTEQGDRSVAGTLFGADAPRLTEMFGVRIEAELKGYMLYIVNEDAPGFIGRIGSLLGENGINIGTFNLGRRAAGGEATLLLSVDQPIPDEVVKQACALEGVKTVMPLAF, from the coding sequence ATGACCAAACCAAAAGTCCTCATCAGCGACAAGATGGACCCGAACGCCGCGCGCATTTTCGAAGAACGCGGTTGCGATGTCGACGTCATCACCGGCGAGACGCCCGAAGAACTGAAAGCCCGCATCGGCGAGTACGATGGCCTCGCCATCCGCTCCTCGACCAAGGTAACGCCCGAAATTCTCGACGCGGCGACCAACCTCAAGGTCATCGGGCGTGCCGGGATCGGGGTCGACAATGTCGATATTCCCTGTGCTAGCGGCAAGGGCGTGGTGGTGATGAACACGCCCTTCGGCAATTCGATCACGACCGCCGAACACGCCGTCGCAATGATGTTCGCGCTCGCGCGGCAGATTCCGCAGGCCAATGCGCGTACGCAGGCCGGCGAATGGCCCAAGAACGACTTCATGGGTGTCGAGCTGACCGGCAAAACGCTCGGCCTGATCGGCGCGGGCAACATCGGATCCATCGTCGCCGCCCGCGCACAAGGCCTGCGGATGAAAGTGATCGCGTTCGATCCCTTCCTGACCGAGGAACGCGCGGTGGAGATCGGGGTCGAGAAGGTCGATCTCGACACGCTGCTAGGGCGGGCCGATTTCATCACGCTGCACACCCCGCTGACCGACGAGACGCGCAATATCCTGTCGAAGGAAAACCTTGCCAAGACCAAGCAGGGCGTCCGCATCGTCAACTGCGCGCGCGGCGGTCTGATCGACGAGGCGGGGCTGGCCGAGGCGCTCGACAGTGGCCAGGTCGCAGGCGCGGCGCTCGATGTGTTCCAGACCGAACCGGCCAAGGAATCGCCGCTGTTCGGCAAGCCCAATTTCATCTGCACGCCGCACCTTGGTGCGTCGACCACCGAAGCGCAGGTCAATGTCGCTCTGCAGGTGGCCGAGCAGATGGCCGACTACCTCGTCAATGGCGGCGTCACCAATGCGCTCAACATGCCGAGCCTCAGTGCCGAGGAAGCCCCGAAGCTCAAGCCCTATATGGGCCTCGCCGAAAACCTCGGCAGCCTCGTCGGCCAGTTGGCGCATGGTAATCTGACCAAGATCAGCATTGAGCGCGAAGGCGCGGCGGCCCAGCTTTCCGGCAAGCCCATCGAGGGTGCAGTGCTGGCGGGGCTCATGCGCCAGTATTCGGACACGGTGAACATGGTCAACGCGCCCTATCTCGCCAAGGAGCGCGGCCTTGATATCCGCTCCATCCGGCACGAAAAGGAGGGCGCGTACAACACGCTGATCCGCGTGACTGTTGGCACGGAGCAGGGCGATCGCTCGGTCGCCGGGACGCTGTTCGGCGCCGACGCACCGCGGCTGACCGAAATGTTCGGCGTGCGGATCGAAGCCGAGCTGAAGGGCTACATGCTTTACATCGTCAACGAAGACGCGCCCGGCTTCATCGGCCGCATCGGTTCGCTGCTGGGCGAGAACGGCATCAACATCGGCACCTTCAACCTGGGCCGCCGCGCGGCAGGCGGGGAGGCCACCCTGTTGCTGAGCGTCGACCAGCCGATCCCGGACGAGGTCGTGAAGCAGGCCTGCGCGCTCGAAGGTGTGAAGACCGTGATGCCTCTGGCGTTCTGA